From Microcystis aeruginosa NIES-2549, a single genomic window includes:
- a CDS encoding sterol desaturase family protein translates to MIDHSFGFYGFAFFGIILARYFLVAGGTYLFFYSPLSQSFVNHNLRHWSPSWRSIQQDITLSVLSAGVFALAAAFIITGYSWGITRLYSHPQQYGLCYLGVSYGAVLVLQDAYFYFTHRLFHHPSLFRWLHQGHHRSRYPTPWTSFAFDPLEAIVQSLFLVGIVFVLPLHFITLIAALTTMTIWAVLNHLGIDRLPSSFPHHWLGRWFIGPAHHSIHHRKYTVHYGLYFTFWDKLLGTQDPDYEQKFDERLTGKVDGV, encoded by the coding sequence TTGATAGACCACTCATTTGGATTTTACGGGTTCGCTTTCTTTGGGATCATCCTGGCGCGATACTTTCTCGTGGCTGGGGGAACCTATTTGTTCTTCTATTCGCCCTTGAGTCAGTCCTTTGTCAATCACAACCTGCGGCATTGGTCTCCCTCTTGGCGATCGATTCAACAAGATATCACGCTCTCGGTTCTTTCGGCGGGGGTGTTTGCGCTGGCGGCGGCTTTCATCATAACAGGATACAGTTGGGGCATTACCCGCTTATACAGCCACCCTCAACAGTATGGGCTGTGTTATTTAGGGGTTAGTTATGGCGCTGTGTTGGTTCTCCAGGATGCCTATTTCTATTTCACCCATCGCTTGTTTCACCACCCGTCACTCTTTCGGTGGTTACACCAGGGGCATCATCGCTCGCGCTATCCTACCCCGTGGACTTCGTTTGCCTTTGACCCACTAGAGGCGATCGTTCAGTCTCTCTTCCTGGTCGGCATTGTCTTTGTCCTTCCCCTGCATTTCATCACGTTAATTGCGGCACTCACCACGATGACGATCTGGGCAGTGTTAAATCATCTTGGGATCGATCGCTTGCCTTCCTCATTTCCCCATCATTGGTTGGGTCGGTGGTTTATTGGTCCTGCCCATCATTCCATTCATCATCGCAAGTACACCGTACATTACGGTCTATATTTCACGTTCTGGGACAAACTCCTCGGAACTCAAGACCCCGATTATGAGCAGAAGTTTGATGAGCGTCTGACGGGTAAAGTCGATGGAGTTTAA
- a CDS encoding cyanophycinase, with product MESTKERGQLIIIGGAEDKEGDCQILREFVRCAGGTKAKIAVLTAATSEPRSAGEAYTRVFERLGVEDVRVLDTIHREDADDPENLKIIEEATGAFFTGGDQALIIEHIKGTQLDTLLHQRNREGMVVGGTSAGAAIMPDLMIIEGDSETNPRMDAIDMGPGMGFLHSVVIDQHFAQRGRLGRLISALLQQPANLGFGIDEDTAVIVDGDEFKVVGRGAITVVDESEATYDNLDELLKDEAMAVCGVRLHILPQGFRFNLKTRKPVFSRSIELKDSNPKKEAEVERE from the coding sequence ATGGAATCTACAAAAGAGCGCGGGCAATTAATCATCATTGGTGGAGCAGAAGACAAAGAAGGAGATTGTCAAATCTTGCGAGAGTTTGTTCGCTGTGCTGGCGGGACTAAAGCTAAAATTGCCGTGTTAACGGCGGCAACAAGTGAGCCTCGTTCGGCTGGAGAAGCCTATACCCGAGTGTTTGAGCGACTCGGTGTCGAGGATGTGCGTGTCCTCGATACCATTCACAGGGAAGATGCCGACGATCCAGAAAACCTGAAAATCATTGAGGAAGCCACAGGAGCGTTTTTTACCGGGGGAGATCAAGCCCTAATCATTGAACACATCAAGGGAACTCAGCTAGATACCTTACTTCACCAACGCAATCGGGAGGGAATGGTGGTAGGTGGGACAAGTGCCGGTGCTGCCATAATGCCCGATCTGATGATTATTGAAGGAGACTCCGAAACCAACCCACGCATGGACGCGATAGATATGGGTCCGGGAATGGGATTTCTGCACTCAGTGGTGATCGATCAGCATTTTGCCCAGCGCGGACGGCTAGGTCGCCTGATTTCCGCTCTCTTACAGCAGCCAGCTAACTTAGGCTTTGGCATTGACGAAGATACAGCAGTAATTGTGGACGGTGACGAATTTAAAGTGGTGGGGCGTGGGGCTATAACAGTTGTCGATGAATCAGAAGCAACTTATGATAATTTAGACGAACTGCTCAAAGATGAAGCGATGGCAGTGTGTGGAGTCAGGTTGCACATCTTACCTCAAGGATTCCGCTTTAACTTGAAAACTCGCAAGCCCGTTTTCTCTCGATCAATAGAGTTAAAGGATAGCAATCCTAAAAAGGAGGCAGAAGTTGAAAGGGAGTAG
- a CDS encoding succinate--CoA ligase subunit alpha translates to MKWTDKDQIIMQGIDRPLGKYYAARLKAQGTCLVAGVASGHGGEIIAEIPVFDLVAEAVAEAGEIKTSLILVPPNQVLDAALEAIAAAITQLIIVTPGVPPLDLVELLKIASTTGTLILGPGSQGVIIPNYLWLGICEPSFYQSGTIGLITRGDRIGDEVAKTLTAAGYGESMAVNLGTDGIIGSNLSQWLQVFEEDENTEAILLVSQVGGKSEIEAAKYIASAIEKPVIAYLVGLNTAIETNFGDTETIISNQLSYSVAAKNTRKDSLRHFQEAGVTVVEKLADLPTSLAKVLS, encoded by the coding sequence ATGAAATGGACAGATAAAGATCAGATAATTATGCAAGGGATCGATCGACCCCTAGGCAAATATTATGCGGCACGATTGAAAGCTCAGGGAACCTGTTTAGTAGCGGGGGTGGCTAGTGGCCACGGTGGTGAGATAATCGCAGAGATACCAGTGTTTGATCTAGTGGCCGAGGCCGTTGCTGAAGCCGGAGAAATCAAGACCAGTTTAATTTTAGTCCCCCCCAATCAAGTCCTAGATGCGGCTTTAGAAGCGATCGCAGCAGCAATTACCCAATTAATTATCGTCACCCCCGGAGTTCCCCCCTTGGATCTGGTGGAATTATTAAAGATAGCTAGTACCACCGGAACATTAATTCTCGGCCCCGGCAGCCAGGGTGTAATTATTCCCAATTATCTTTGGTTGGGTATTTGTGAACCCAGTTTTTATCAATCGGGGACAATCGGTCTGATCACGCGTGGCGATCGCATAGGGGATGAAGTGGCGAAAACTTTAACAGCGGCGGGGTATGGTGAATCTATGGCGGTAAATTTGGGTACTGACGGCATTATTGGCTCCAATTTGTCCCAATGGTTGCAGGTTTTTGAGGAAGATGAAAATACCGAGGCGATTCTCCTCGTCAGTCAGGTGGGAGGAAAGTCCGAAATCGAGGCGGCCAAATATATTGCCTCGGCGATCGAAAAACCAGTGATTGCCTATCTTGTGGGGTTAAATACAGCCATTGAAACCAATTTCGGTGATACAGAAACAATTATTTCTAACCAACTTTCCTACTCTGTTGCCGCTAAGAATACCAGAAAAGATAGCTTACGTCATTTTCAAGAAGCTGGGGTGACAGTGGTGGAAAAATTGGCCGATTTACCCACCTCTTTAGCGAAAGTCTTGTCCTGA
- the gltB gene encoding glutamate synthase large subunit encodes MAQQNNLKTDNIHQIDPYWGPRWLVEERDACGVGFIADVRGSGSHQLIEQALLALGCLEHRGGCSADQDSGDGSGMMTAIPRDVLAPWFAENGLNMPESERLGVGMVFLPQADRERAEAKAHIEEIVNKYNIKILGWRAVPVHPQVLGRQARENQPYVEQILVTSPDLAGSQFDRLLYIARSEVGKQLADDFYFCSFSCRTIVYKGMVRGEILREFYLDLQNPAYSSQFAIYHRRFSTNTQPKWPLAQPMRLLGHNGEINTLLGNINWMSAREPALETQGWTHEELQSLTPIVNPANSDSYNLDSALELLVRTGRSPLEAAMILVPEAYNNQPDLQDYPEIIDFYEYYSGLQEPWDGPALLVFSDGGIVGACLDRNGLRPARYSITNNGYIVVSSEAGTIPLDETTIMEKGRLGPGQMLAVDLEKGEIKRNWQIKQEIARANPYGEWVKSQRTLIDKETAIDIPAPSHLLPLQTAFGYTAEDVDMIIVPMAEQGKEPTFCMGDDTPLAVLSSKPHLLYDYFKQRFAQVTNPPIDPLRESLVMSLTMYLGRRGNILKLGVDDAHLLKLDSPLLNNAELAKVKTSSYKTAELSTLYDLTTGPGGLETAIANLCAEAAKKVESGAEILILSDRTAPIDEKTSYIPPLLAVGAVHHHLIRSHLRLKASIVIDTAQCWSTHHFACLIGYGASAVCPYLALETIAQWWIEPKTQKLMENGKLEAISLEKALINYRKSVEAGLLKILSKMGISLLSSYHGAQIFEAIGLSADLVKLAFNGTTSRVGGLSIAEVAQEAIAFHSKAFPNLTAKKLENYGFVNYRPGGEYHMNSPEMAKALHKAVAAHSQGEGYDHYETYRQILQERPVTALRDLLEFNSDRASIPLEAVESIESILQRFCTGGMSLGALGREAHETLAIAMNRIGGKSNSGEGGEDPIRYTSLSDVDAEGHSVTMPHLNGLKNGDTANSAIKQIASGRFGVTPEYLMSGKQLEIKMAQGAKPGEGGQLPGKKVSPYIAMLRRSKPGVTLISPPPHHDIYSIEDLAQLIYDLHQINPRAKVSVKLVAEIGIGTIAAGVAKANADIIQISGHDGGTGASPLSSIKHAGSPWELGVTEVHRMLMENQLRHRVILRADGGLKTGWDILMAAVMGAEEFGFGSISMIAEGCIMARVCHTNNCPVGVATQQERLRARFPGIPAHVVNFFTLVAEETRQLLAKLGYHSLNEVIGRADLLKVRSDARLTKTESLNLDCLLNLPDGRGDRSWLQHEEVHSNGAVLDDDILADSEIKQAIEQQGTVSKTYRIVNTDRSVGARIAGVIAQKYGNDGFEGEIKLNFQGAAGQSFGAFNLPGVNLHLEGEANDYVGKGIYGGEIVILPPQNANYQPEDNAIIGNTCLYGATGGVLYANGRAGERFAVRNSTAKAVIEGAGDHLCEYMTGGVIVVLGSVGRNVGAGMTGGLAYILDPSLPEKLNPEIVKIQRVATAAGAEQLKSLIEAHVERTNSPKGKLILANWDSYLGQFWQVVPPSEADSPEAQISAEKTLTSV; translated from the coding sequence ATGGCACAACAAAATAACCTAAAAACCGACAATATACACCAAATCGATCCCTATTGGGGTCCCCGATGGCTCGTAGAGGAACGGGACGCTTGCGGAGTCGGTTTTATTGCCGATGTGCGCGGTTCTGGTAGCCATCAACTGATTGAACAGGCCCTTTTAGCCTTAGGTTGTTTGGAACACCGGGGAGGCTGCAGCGCCGATCAGGATTCCGGGGACGGTTCCGGTATGATGACCGCTATCCCCAGAGATGTCCTCGCTCCTTGGTTCGCCGAAAATGGCTTAAATATGCCAGAATCTGAGCGTCTAGGGGTGGGTATGGTCTTTCTTCCCCAAGCGGACCGGGAACGAGCCGAGGCTAAGGCACACATCGAGGAAATTGTCAATAAATATAATATTAAGATTTTAGGTTGGCGTGCTGTTCCCGTCCATCCCCAAGTCCTCGGAAGACAAGCAAGGGAAAATCAACCCTACGTCGAGCAAATTCTGGTGACTTCCCCCGATTTAGCCGGTTCTCAATTCGATCGCCTACTCTATATTGCCCGTTCTGAAGTCGGTAAGCAACTGGCCGATGATTTCTATTTCTGTTCCTTTTCCTGTCGCACCATTGTCTATAAAGGCATGGTACGGGGCGAAATCCTGCGAGAATTCTATCTAGACCTGCAAAATCCCGCCTATAGCAGTCAATTCGCTATTTATCACCGACGTTTTAGCACCAATACCCAACCCAAATGGCCCCTCGCTCAACCGATGCGCTTATTGGGTCATAACGGCGAAATTAACACCCTTTTGGGCAATATTAACTGGATGTCGGCCCGGGAACCCGCTTTAGAAACCCAAGGTTGGACCCACGAAGAATTACAATCCCTGACCCCCATTGTTAACCCCGCTAACAGCGACTCCTATAACCTCGATAGCGCCCTAGAATTATTGGTGAGAACCGGTCGCAGTCCCCTAGAAGCGGCTATGATCCTAGTGCCGGAGGCCTACAATAATCAGCCGGATTTACAGGATTATCCCGAAATTATCGACTTCTACGAATACTATAGCGGTTTACAGGAACCCTGGGACGGTCCGGCTTTACTGGTATTCAGTGACGGGGGAATCGTCGGCGCTTGTTTGGATCGCAACGGTTTGCGACCGGCCCGTTATAGCATTACTAACAACGGTTATATCGTCGTTTCCTCGGAAGCGGGAACTATTCCCCTCGATGAAACCACCATTATGGAAAAAGGTCGTCTCGGCCCCGGTCAAATGCTCGCAGTGGACCTAGAAAAAGGCGAAATTAAGCGTAATTGGCAGATTAAACAGGAAATTGCCCGAGCTAATCCCTACGGTGAATGGGTGAAATCCCAACGCACCTTGATTGACAAAGAAACAGCGATAGACATTCCCGCTCCTAGTCATCTCCTTCCCCTGCAAACCGCTTTTGGTTATACTGCCGAAGATGTGGATATGATTATCGTTCCCATGGCAGAACAGGGAAAAGAACCGACTTTCTGTATGGGTGATGACACTCCCCTAGCAGTCCTCTCCAGTAAACCCCATCTTCTCTACGATTACTTTAAACAACGTTTTGCCCAAGTTACTAACCCCCCCATCGATCCTTTACGCGAAAGTTTAGTCATGTCCTTGACTATGTATCTGGGACGACGGGGCAATATCCTTAAATTAGGGGTTGATGACGCACATTTACTGAAATTAGACTCTCCCCTGCTCAATAATGCGGAATTAGCCAAAGTTAAAACCTCTAGCTACAAAACAGCCGAACTTTCTACCCTTTATGATCTGACCACCGGACCGGGGGGATTAGAAACCGCGATCGCTAATTTGTGCGCTGAGGCCGCCAAGAAAGTAGAATCGGGAGCAGAAATTTTAATTCTCAGTGACAGAACTGCTCCTATTGACGAAAAAACTAGCTATATTCCCCCCTTATTAGCTGTTGGTGCCGTCCATCATCACCTGATTCGCTCACACTTGCGTTTAAAAGCTTCGATCGTGATCGACACGGCCCAGTGTTGGAGTACCCATCACTTCGCTTGTCTAATTGGTTATGGCGCTTCCGCAGTTTGTCCCTATCTGGCCCTAGAAACGATCGCCCAGTGGTGGATCGAGCCAAAAACCCAGAAATTGATGGAAAACGGCAAATTAGAAGCTATTAGCCTCGAAAAAGCCCTAATTAACTACCGCAAATCCGTAGAAGCAGGATTACTGAAAATCCTCTCGAAAATGGGTATTTCTCTCCTATCTTCCTACCATGGGGCGCAAATTTTCGAGGCGATCGGTCTGTCGGCAGATTTAGTTAAACTAGCTTTTAACGGTACTACCAGTCGCGTCGGGGGTTTAAGCATTGCTGAGGTGGCCCAAGAAGCGATCGCATTCCACAGTAAAGCTTTCCCCAATCTTACCGCTAAAAAACTAGAAAACTACGGTTTTGTCAACTACCGTCCGGGGGGAGAATACCACATGAATTCCCCGGAAATGGCGAAAGCACTCCATAAAGCCGTGGCCGCTCACTCCCAAGGGGAAGGATATGACCATTACGAAACCTATCGTCAAATCTTGCAGGAAAGACCCGTTACTGCATTGCGCGACTTATTAGAATTTAACAGCGATCGAGCCTCAATTCCCCTCGAAGCAGTAGAATCGATCGAAAGTATCCTGCAACGCTTCTGCACAGGGGGAATGTCCCTCGGTGCCTTGGGCCGGGAAGCACACGAAACCCTAGCGATCGCCATGAATCGCATCGGAGGTAAGTCCAATTCTGGAGAAGGGGGAGAAGATCCGATCCGTTACACCAGCTTAAGCGATGTGGATGCCGAGGGACATTCCGTGACCATGCCCCACCTAAACGGCTTAAAAAACGGTGATACAGCTAATTCTGCCATTAAACAGATAGCTTCGGGACGTTTTGGAGTCACTCCCGAATACTTAATGAGTGGAAAACAGCTAGAGATTAAAATGGCCCAGGGAGCAAAACCGGGAGAAGGAGGTCAATTACCCGGGAAAAAAGTTAGTCCCTATATTGCCATGTTACGGCGATCAAAACCTGGTGTTACCTTGATTTCTCCCCCTCCTCACCACGATATCTACTCGATCGAAGATTTAGCACAATTAATCTACGATTTACACCAAATTAACCCCCGGGCCAAAGTTTCCGTCAAATTAGTGGCCGAGATCGGTATCGGCACAATTGCGGCCGGAGTTGCCAAAGCTAACGCTGATATTATCCAGATTTCTGGCCACGATGGTGGTACAGGTGCATCACCCCTAAGTTCGATCAAACACGCGGGTAGTCCCTGGGAATTGGGAGTAACGGAAGTGCATCGGATGTTAATGGAAAATCAACTGCGTCATCGGGTGATTTTGCGTGCAGATGGGGGACTGAAAACCGGTTGGGATATCCTCATGGCTGCCGTGATGGGTGCGGAGGAATTCGGTTTTGGTTCCATTTCCATGATTGCCGAGGGGTGTATCATGGCCCGCGTCTGTCACACGAATAATTGCCCTGTGGGAGTCGCTACCCAGCAGGAACGTCTCCGCGCTCGTTTTCCAGGAATTCCCGCTCATGTGGTCAATTTCTTTACTTTGGTGGCTGAGGAAACGCGGCAATTATTAGCGAAATTAGGCTATCACAGTTTAAATGAGGTGATTGGCCGAGCAGATCTGTTAAAAGTGCGCTCCGATGCTCGTTTAACTAAGACAGAATCCCTCAATCTTGATTGTTTATTGAATTTACCCGATGGCCGTGGCGATCGCTCTTGGTTGCAGCACGAGGAAGTACATAGTAACGGTGCTGTTCTCGATGACGATATTCTAGCCGATAGCGAGATTAAACAAGCGATCGAGCAACAGGGAACCGTCAGCAAAACCTACAGGATTGTCAATACCGATCGCTCTGTCGGGGCGAGAATTGCGGGGGTAATTGCCCAAAAATACGGGAATGACGGCTTTGAAGGCGAAATTAAGCTCAATTTCCAGGGTGCGGCCGGTCAAAGTTTCGGAGCCTTTAATTTACCCGGTGTCAATCTCCATTTAGAGGGAGAAGCTAACGATTATGTGGGTAAAGGCATCTACGGCGGCGAAATTGTCATCTTACCGCCCCAAAACGCCAATTATCAGCCCGAAGATAACGCTATTATCGGTAATACCTGTCTCTACGGGGCCACCGGTGGGGTGTTATACGCTAATGGTCGCGCTGGTGAACGCTTTGCTGTCCGCAATTCCACCGCGAAAGCGGTTATCGAAGGGGCCGGGGATCACCTCTGTGAATATATGACCGGGGGGGTAATTGTCGTGCTTGGTTCCGTCGGTCGCAACGTCGGCGCCGGGATGACGGGAGGATTAGCTTATATCCTCGATCCGTCCCTACCGGAGAAACTCAACCCCGAAATTGTCAAGATTCAACGGGTTGCCACGGCTGCCGGTGCGGAACAGTTAAAATCTTTAATTGAGGCCCATGTAGAACGCACTAATAGCCCCAAAGGTAAGTTAATTTTAGCTAATTGGGATAGCTATCTCGGTCAATTCTGGCAAGTAGTCCCTCCCTCGGAAGCGGATAGTCCCGAAGCGCAAATTAGCGCGGAGAAAACCTTAACTTCGGTGTAA
- a CDS encoding YggT family protein, giving the protein MNHDRDDETNLERRQELLHDEEAFRLDQEEKRLRSARRSNTLNWIINSIFVLAGIVQIPLVMRFLLRLFGANPQNQFAQLINHLSAPFIEPFSTLFISPASSGGANIFDVNIVIAIIAYALLSYTLHGYNLHFFLKSL; this is encoded by the coding sequence ATGAATCACGATCGGGATGATGAAACCAATCTTGAGCGGCGACAAGAACTGCTACATGATGAAGAGGCTTTTCGACTTGATCAAGAAGAGAAACGCCTGCGATCTGCCAGACGAAGTAATACCTTAAATTGGATAATTAATAGCATTTTCGTGCTGGCAGGAATAGTGCAAATACCACTGGTAATGAGGTTCTTGCTGCGTTTGTTTGGTGCGAACCCACAAAATCAATTTGCTCAGTTGATTAATCATCTATCTGCACCTTTCATTGAGCCATTTTCCACCTTATTCATTAGCCCTGCTTCATCTGGTGGAGCAAACATATTTGATGTTAATATTGTGATTGCGATCATAGCCTATGCTCTCTTGAGCTATACTTTGCACGGCTATAACTTGCATTTTTTCCTCAAATCACTCTAG
- a CDS encoding CsbD family protein: MSLQQIRRFFVTIILTIMLAITIAFDFGTTNSWAATLPTQPQTQIASMNRAKAVTKNIEGKAQEAIGNMTGDPKDQMMGKAKQVESQARNAAEDIKDQMKLKGRAKAVTKNIEGKAQEAIGKATGNRQDQVAGKAKQVESQVRNAVEDVKDQVQDILN, translated from the coding sequence ATGTCACTTCAACAGATTCGTCGCTTTTTTGTCACCATTATTTTAACTATAATGCTGGCAATTACTATAGCTTTTGATTTTGGAACTACAAATAGTTGGGCTGCAACTTTACCCACCCAACCGCAGACTCAAATCGCCAGCATGAATCGAGCCAAGGCAGTTACGAAAAATATTGAAGGCAAAGCTCAAGAAGCGATTGGCAACATGACAGGCGATCCCAAAGATCAGATGATGGGAAAAGCCAAGCAAGTCGAAAGTCAGGCTCGTAACGCAGCAGAAGATATAAAAGACCAGATGAAGTTAAAAGGGAGGGCAAAAGCAGTCACAAAAAACATTGAAGGCAAAGCTCAAGAAGCGATAGGTAAAGCTACTGGCAACCGCCAAGATCAAGTTGCTGGAAAAGCTAAACAAGTCGAAAGCCAAGTTCGCAATGCAGTAGAAGATGTGAAAGATCAGGTTCAAGATATCCTCAATTAA
- a CDS encoding lmo0937 family membrane protein yields MFDLVWTAVVILFILWLLGFSVNIGGGLIHLLLVLVLIGVVYNLFMRRR; encoded by the coding sequence ATGTTCGATCTCGTTTGGACTGCCGTTGTTATACTTTTCATCCTCTGGTTGTTAGGATTCTCCGTTAACATTGGCGGCGGCTTAATCCACCTGCTTTTGGTTTTGGTGCTGATTGGCGTTGTCTACAACTTGTTTATGAGGCGACGGTAA
- a CDS encoding DNA cytosine methyltransferase — MTNEKLRFIDLFAGIGGFRLAFESVGYDCVYSCEIDENCRKVYFNNFQEIPDQDIRKIAIHDLPDFEVLTAGFPCQPFSISGKRAGFRDTRGTLFFHICEIVELKKPKIILLENVKHLIHLDKGKNLDIILHSLEELGYLVDYKLLNAKDFGVPQNRERIIIIATQNKKFNFNSLKYTSPIPKLRDFLSPQGNFEYLDKKEYTLIDNPTLQPSGLIFVGYRNKTIWKKGIRPNTEHLSRVHHQPNRIYSIDGVHPTIPSQETSGRFFIYIPEQDQVRKLTIQECYRLMKFPDSFQIHPNLAESYKQVGNSVCIPMIQELAIAIKKHIFENNSRVSLKEFSFSRQNIQLEIIGLDFMNHKEKLLDIYDQSLNLDDRQPLLPQPYQNYIQQIATNCSKKKGVYTVLITLLVHKILYPNQDIRYHQTNLPGGFSGRTIDTQYITPTLKQLGLPAMAESGWLTRSLEQPFPYTLDYQGKISNQKTKDAFLGLIDFIETNPQQAEVILTLLLHQVNQIIQTQKIKILKIDNPEPFDINTLSSCLENHFSFNYQTRGASKLPVLALYAIYQRLIIEVERYKSCTLKPLGSHTASDLTSGSAGDIEIFDKNKQLVEVIEIKHGKYIDLQILRIAKDKIIKFNPRRYYILSSFDVKPTEVELIMSEIQTIKNNHGCQIITNGIIPTIKYYLRLISSPEEFVNSYSHLIEIDSELQTIHKLKWNEILSNLISPIEQI; from the coding sequence ATGACAAACGAAAAACTCAGATTTATCGATCTTTTTGCTGGTATTGGAGGATTTAGATTAGCTTTCGAGAGCGTTGGTTATGACTGTGTATATTCTTGTGAAATAGACGAAAACTGTCGAAAAGTATATTTCAATAATTTTCAAGAAATTCCCGATCAAGATATTAGAAAAATTGCTATCCATGACCTGCCTGATTTTGAAGTGTTGACAGCAGGATTTCCCTGTCAACCCTTTAGCATTTCTGGAAAACGAGCCGGATTTAGAGATACAAGGGGAACTCTATTTTTTCACATCTGCGAAATAGTAGAATTAAAAAAGCCGAAAATAATTCTTCTGGAAAATGTTAAACACCTAATTCACCTCGACAAAGGCAAAAACTTAGATATTATTTTGCATTCTTTGGAAGAACTGGGTTATTTAGTTGATTATAAGCTCTTAAATGCCAAGGATTTTGGTGTGCCGCAAAATCGAGAAAGAATTATTATTATTGCTACCCAAAATAAAAAATTTAATTTCAACTCATTAAAATATACTTCACCAATACCTAAGTTACGCGATTTTCTGTCTCCTCAAGGCAATTTTGAATACTTAGATAAAAAAGAATATACTCTCATTGATAATCCTACCTTACAACCATCAGGATTAATTTTTGTCGGTTATCGCAATAAAACTATCTGGAAAAAAGGTATCAGACCAAATACAGAACATTTATCCCGGGTTCATCATCAACCTAACCGAATTTATTCGATCGATGGAGTACATCCTACTATACCATCTCAGGAAACATCTGGACGTTTTTTTATTTATATACCCGAACAAGATCAGGTGCGTAAATTAACTATACAAGAATGCTATCGACTGATGAAGTTTCCCGATAGTTTTCAAATTCATCCTAACTTAGCTGAGTCTTATAAACAGGTGGGTAATTCGGTTTGTATTCCCATGATTCAAGAGTTGGCTATTGCCATTAAGAAACATATTTTTGAAAACAATTCTAGAGTATCCTTAAAGGAGTTTTCTTTTTCTCGTCAGAATATTCAATTGGAAATTATCGGATTAGATTTTATGAACCATAAAGAAAAGTTATTAGACATTTATGACCAATCCTTAAATTTAGATGATCGGCAACCACTGCTCCCTCAACCCTATCAAAACTATATCCAACAAATTGCTACTAATTGCTCAAAAAAAAAGGGAGTTTATACGGTTTTAATAACTTTATTAGTTCATAAAATTCTCTATCCTAATCAAGATATTAGATACCATCAAACTAATTTACCTGGAGGATTTTCAGGAAGAACTATTGATACTCAGTATATTACTCCCACCTTGAAACAATTGGGATTACCAGCTATGGCAGAAAGTGGCTGGCTAACTCGTTCTTTAGAACAACCCTTTCCCTATACTTTAGATTATCAAGGTAAAATTAGTAATCAAAAAACCAAAGATGCTTTTCTGGGTTTAATTGATTTTATTGAAACTAATCCTCAACAAGCTGAAGTTATTTTAACGCTTTTACTTCATCAAGTTAATCAGATTATCCAGACTCAAAAGATTAAAATTTTGAAGATAGATAATCCTGAACCTTTTGATATCAACACTTTGAGCAGTTGCCTAGAAAATCATTTTAGTTTCAATTATCAAACTCGCGGAGCTTCCAAATTACCTGTTTTAGCACTATATGCAATTTATCAAAGGTTAATTATAGAAGTAGAAAGATACAAATCCTGCACATTAAAACCTCTAGGCAGTCACACAGCTTCTGATCTAACTTCTGGTAGTGCAGGAGATATTGAGATTTTTGATAAAAATAAACAATTAGTAGAAGTTATTGAAATTAAGCATGGTAAGTACATTGATTTACAAATTCTCCGAATTGCCAAAGATAAAATTATTAAATTTAATCCGAGAAGATATTATATCCTATCATCGTTTGATGTTAAACCCACAGAAGTGGAGTTAATCATGTCTGAGATTCAAACTATCAAAAACAACCATGGTTGTCAAATAATCACCAATGGTATTATACCGACAATTAAATATTATCTGAGACTGATATCATCTCCAGAAGAATTTGTCAATAGCTATTCCCATCTAATTGAAATAGATTCGGAATTACAAACTATTCATAAATTAAAATGGAACGAAATTTTATCTAATCTTATTTCTCCAATTGAACAAATCTAA
- a CDS encoding CsbD family protein has translation MSLKDRTEATAKNIEGKVQEAVGDLTGDPKAQAEGKEKQAEAKVRHTIEDVKDEVKKIID, from the coding sequence ATGAGCTTAAAAGATAGAACCGAGGCAACCGCCAAAAATATCGAAGGTAAAGTTCAAGAAGCAGTAGGAGATCTAACTGGCGATCCCAAAGCTCAAGCAGAGGGCAAGGAAAAACAGGCAGAGGCAAAAGTTCGTCACACTATCGAAGATGTGAAAGATGAAGTCAAAAAAATCATTGATTAG